Proteins encoded together in one Microcebus murinus isolate Inina chromosome 18, M.murinus_Inina_mat1.0, whole genome shotgun sequence window:
- the TEKT1 gene encoding tektin-1 — MAKLLQSPSKFLPLEWQIANKSQYHRADAQRSQSERLVAESQRLVDEIEKTTRKSQSDVNKKLEQRLEEVRFWKKELDDKLEQLVYETEDLLTYKTRLEKALESFKDPLHITERCLAYREKRVGIDLVYDEVDQELTKEAEIIRGVMALLARTLEEADEQIRLNRSAKYNLEKDLKDKFVALTIDDICFSLNNNSPDIRYSENVLRIEPNSVSLDEWLDFSNANVEKADKQRNNSLMLKSLVDRILSQTANDLRKQCDVVDTAFKNGLKVVKDVRDKLAAHLAKVMEEIASQEKNIAALEKAILDQEGPHKVAQTRLEHRTCRPNVELCRDVAQYRLIKEVQEITHNTARLKDTLAQAQIELKGLHRRQLALQEEIHIKENTIYIDEVLCMQMRKSIPPRDGEDTGGWAGGIRPDAIC, encoded by the exons ATGGCTAAACTACTACAATCTCCATCCAAGTTCCTGCCGTTGGAATGGCAGATTGCTAACAAGAGCCAGTACCACAGAGCAGACGCCCAGAGGTCCCAATCTGAACGCCTGGTGGCAGAAAGCCAGAGGCTTGTGGATGAAATTGAAAAGACCACAAGAAAATCTCAAAGTGATGTGAACAAGAAACTAG AGCAGAGACTTGAGGAAGTCAGATTCTGGAAGAAGGAGTTAGATGACAAACTTGAGCAGCTTGTGTATGAGACCGAGGATCTACTCACATATAAGACCAGATTGGAAAAGGCCCTGGAGAGCTTTAAAGACCCCTTGCACATCACTGAGAGGTGCCTGGCTTACAG GGAGAAGCGTGTCGGGATCGACCTGGTGTACGATGAAGTGGACCAGGAGCTGACGAAGGAGGCCGAGATCATCCGGGGCGTGATGGCGCTGCTGGCTCGCACCTTGGAGGAGGCTGACGAGCAGATCAG GCTGAACCGCTCTGCCAAGTACAATCTTGAAAAGGATTTGAAGGACAAGTTTGTGGCCTTGACTATCGATGATATCTGCTTCTCGCTCAACAACAACTCCCCAGACATCCGATATTCAGAGAACGTTTTGAGAATCGAACCAAA CTCTGTGAGTCTGGATGAATGGTTGGACTTCTCCAACGCCAACGTGGAGAAGGCTGACAAGCAGCGGAACAACTCCCTGATGCTGAAGTCTCTGGTGGACCGAATCCTGTCCCAGACAGCCAACGACCTGCGCAAGCAGTGTGATGTGGTGGACACGGCGTTCAAGAACGGGCTGAAGGTGGTCAAGGATGTCAGGGACAAGCTGGCAGCTCATCTAGCCAAG gtCATGGAAGAGATTGCTTCCCAGGAGAAAAACATCGCAGCTCTTGAAAAAGCCATCCTTGACCAAGAAGGGCCTCACAAGGTGGCCCAAACACGCCTGGAGCACAGGACATGCCGGCCTAACGTGGAGCTGTGTCGCGATGTCGCACAGTATAGGCTGATCAAGGAGGTTCAAGAGATCACCCACAACACTGCAAG ATTAAAGGACACCTTAGCCCAAGCTCAGATAGAGCTGAAAGGGCTGCACCGCCGACAGCTGGCCCTGCAGGAGGAGATCCACATCAAAGAGAACACCATCTACATCGACGAAGTGCTGTGCATGCAGATGAGGAAGTCCATCCCACCACGGGACGGGGAAGACACTGGGGGCTGGGCCGGGGGCATCCGCCCCGATGCCATCTGCTAA